DNA sequence from the Octopus bimaculoides isolate UCB-OBI-ISO-001 chromosome 22, ASM119413v2, whole genome shotgun sequence genome:
TTCAATTGCATATACAAGatttttacacaatatatatatatatagatatatatatatatatatgtgtgtgtgtatgtatatatgtgtgtgtgtgtgtatgtatatatgtgtgtgtgtgtgtatgtatatatgtatgtatgtgtgtgtgtgtgtgtatatatatatatatatatgtaagatttcCTTATAAGTTACCTCCCGTaatctgaatatttatttatcccaAAACCCTGTACAATCTCGAGTAATTTCGTGTATTCTCATCCAAAACAGAGATGAGTACCATAGTTCCAATGTGGCAAGATTGATAATTGTTAAGAGATTCCGctttacatgaaaccattggtagcgtcgttaacccacaaataaagtatatacatatatatatacacacacacatttaagataatttgaaatataaggtaaaaaccttcagtaaacattaaaatttcagcttgctgtacaaaaaaaaaaaaaataaagagtgtTGTACCATGCAGGaggtttgtatttgtgttttgtaaCAATGGAGGTAATTAAAGGTTTACCAAACACTATGTAGCAGTGCAGTGTAGATcgacttgtgagtgtgtgtgtatatatatctatacatatatatttatatatatactgttgtgtctggggagagtcattttNNNNNNNNNNNNNNNNNNNNNNNNNNNNNNNNNNNNNNNNNNNNNNNNNNNNNNNNNNNNNNNNNNNNNNNNNNNNNNNNNNNNNNNNNNNNNNNNNNNNNNNNNNNNNNNNNNNNNNNNNNNNNNNNNNNNNNNNNNNNNNNNNNNNNNNNNNNNNNNNNNNNNNNNNNNNNNNNNNNNNNNNNNNNNNNNNNNNNNNNNNNNNNNNNNNNNNNNNNNNNNNNNNNNNNNNNNNNNNNNNNNNNNNNNNNNNNNNNNNNNNNNNNNNNNNNNNNNNNNNNNNNNNNNNNNNNNNNNNNNNNNNNNNNNNNNNNNNNNNNNNNNNNNNNNNNNNNNNNNNNNNNNNNNNNNNNNNNNNNNNNNNNNNNNNNNNNNNNNNNNNNNNNNNNNNNNNNNNNNNNNNNNNNNNNNNNNNNNNNNNNNNNNNNNNNNNNNNNNNNNNNNNNNNNNNNNNNNNNNNNtatatatatatatatatatatatatatatatatatatatatatttaaatatgagttattttatacatacattcatatatctatatcaatatagatatatacatatatatacacacacatatatttagatataaacacatccatacatatatatataatatatatacatatatgtatatggagtatatatatgtatatatatatatatccaggctATTGTATATAAGCtactgtacacaaacacacacactctctctgtctctctcacgcacacacacacacagctatataagCCTATTCAGAGAGAATTCTATGATATAACTGTCCGCTATTTGTCAACTTAATATCCTCTCCGACTGAGTCATTTTGATGGAGGGCAAGTAAGTGGCCCAAGTCATATTACTTTGTGGCACCCAAGTGAAACCAAGAATTCTTGCCATTTCAATCAGCTTGTTAGAATCCGTTGCTAGGAAACCAAACGGTATATCACCATTGGCTGCAATTTTGGAAGCAATGTCTTTGAATACAACGCTACTGAAGTGTGTCCCGCGATGTTCTGGTTTCACGTAAACCATTGAGATTGATCCATTGAACTTGCGGCAAGCGTACGCGACCAATTCACCCGTTGACGTGTTTCGTAGACATGAGCTTTCAAAGTTTTCTATGATGCATTTGAAGTATTCCTCAATTCCATCGTGTTCTGAGAGGGATGAACTCCAGACTGGTAGCAATGCTGCGGCATCGGACTTGCATAAGGACCCAAGTTCAAACCCAACTGGAATGTctctagaaaattttttttaaaaaaattaagaataattaatcatttttaattGAAGTATGAGACTAATAATTTTTAAGAAAGGAGTTAGTTGTTTAATAAGAATGATAAAGATaacaaatgatggtgatgacttaAATAATGGTGGTGGCCATAGTTGGAATGACAAGTGGGGGCAGTTGTTTGATGTGTATGGCTGAGTGGACACTCCACCTATTTTGGTGACAGTAATTTTTGGTGGTTGATGAAAATGATACCAAACCGTCTTACCTGGTTAAGTCAATTGGAACTGTTTTACACCAAGCGTACATGAAATGTGGTGGACGACACTGCATGGTTCCACCCAGCTTCCGACAGAATTGTCTGGTTGTAGGGATCAAATCATAAGGAATTCCTGAAATGGAGCAGAAAAAGAACCCTTGAATTTAGAAAGGTGAGCATGGCCAAGTTGTTAAAGAAGTTTGCTGCACAGTCTTGTAGTCTTTGGTgtggttccactgcatggcacctttggcaagtgtcttctgtacaAGCCCCAAGCTGACTAATATCTTGTAAGTGGAATTTGACAGATAGATACTGTTCTGaagcttatgtgtgtgcgtataaacatattcatacatatgtata
Encoded proteins:
- the LOC106867414 gene encoding glycine N-acyltransferase; the encoded protein is MMYKVLTQDQLVQLHATLKESLPGTAKVFYTIRHILNEILTNFECLVDSWPKYTCFVVRPCTGKEVPAFFQYSYICHTKSASTLKYFLQRPGVIDWTKPVNFSGIPYDLIPTTRQFCRKLGGTMQCRPPHFMYAWCKTVPIDLTRDIPVGFELGSLCKSDAAALLPVWSSSLSEHDGIEEYFKCIIENFESSCLRNTSTGELVAYACRKFNGSISMVYVKPEHRGTHFSSVVFKDIASKIAANGDIPFGFLATDSNKLIEMARILGFTWVPQSNMTWATYLPSIKMTQSERILS